One segment of Heterodontus francisci isolate sHetFra1 chromosome 26, sHetFra1.hap1, whole genome shotgun sequence DNA contains the following:
- the mrpl18 gene encoding 39S ribosomal protein L18, mitochondrial, with protein sequence MAAVLVRRLRPAMGTAQTGFRWASGAVPQSEPVRTPDTTENGVVATRFINHNPRNLERLALARKDNGWQTTWPGHTYWHRLRFRKTQRHVTAYVEAAGSGGKAVVSASTQEWAIIKHLFSTRDVAAAENVGRVLAQRCLEAGIGYLTFRTIPWEYRAESVQRFRSAMKDGGVILSEPRRVYQQSKGTRVSV encoded by the exons ATGGCGGCGGTGCTGGTGCGGCGCCTGAGGCCGGCGATGGGAACGGCTCAGACAG gTTTTCGCTGGGCATCGGGCGCAGTCCCACAGTCTGAACCAGTGCGAACTCCGGACACGACAGAAAATGGAGTGGTTGCAACACGGTTCATCAACCACAACCCGCGGAACCTGGAGCGTCTGGCCCTAGCGAGGAAGGACAATGGCTGGCAAACCACATGGCCTGGCCATACCTACTGGCACCG GCTACGCTTCAGGAAGACCCAGCGACACGTTACGGCCTACGTGGAGGCGGCAGGGAGTGGGGGTAAGGCTGTGGTCTCGGCCTCAACCCAGGAGTGGGCCATCATAAAGCATTTGTTCAGCACCCGGGACGTTGCTGCTGCTGAGAATGTGGGCCGCGTGCTAGCCCAACGCTGCCTTGAGGCCGGGATTGGCTATCTCACCTTCCGGACTATTCCGTGGGAGTACAGGGCAGAGTCG GTCCAGCGATTCCGTTCTGCAATGAAAGATGGCGGGGTGATACTGAGTGAACCACGGAGAGTCTACCAGCAATCGAAGGGAACACGAgtgagtgtgtga